One Brassica oleracea var. oleracea cultivar TO1000 chromosome C7, BOL, whole genome shotgun sequence genomic window carries:
- the LOC106302435 gene encoding uncharacterized protein LOC106302435, translated as MFRPKKKKELSLMEELKELELLEEGEMVDIPDLENDDLIEKNSLSVIVRCLNPTVHKVGGLVKALPPIWGLEDRVHGRGVGADRVQFIFQSDRDLHHVLTRGPWFVNGWIVSLDQWSPSPSPDFLHKILFWIGVRGLPVHLLKKQAVDSLIGPLGKIEKVELHAKNSTSVEYIRTQVWINTDEPLQFRRTARFKSGEVIPTELEYERLIKVCFLCKHLTHDQTKCPYQVLPQEQHQNVAVPRRSNQTQGGSLRKDQQGGQNSKATVKAPRTTHSRATQSRATSRRETIPATAPYKKTSQKGKAIAGESSRVWKQKEIV; from the coding sequence ATGTTTCGTCCCAAAAAGAAGAAAGAGCTCTCCTTGATGGAGGAACTCAAAGAGCTCGAGCTGCTAGAAGAGGGAGAGATGGTCGACATCCCGGACCTAGAAAACGACGACCTCATTGAAAAAAACTCTCTTAGCGTGATTGTACGATGCCTCAACCCTACTGTACACAAAGTCGGTGGCCTCGTCAAAGCCCTTCCCCCGATATGGGGCTTGGAAGATAGAGTTCATGGAAGAGGAGTGGGAGCAGACAGAGTCCAGTTCATCTTCCAATCGGACAGAGACCTTCACCATGTACTCACGAGAGGCCCTTGGTTTGTGAATGGCTGGATAGTTTCTCTTGACCAATGGTCACCCTCCCCATCTCCAGATTTCCTCCACAAAATCCTATTCTGGATCGGAGTCCGAGGACTCCCCGTCCATCTCCTAAAGAAGCAAGCCGTCGACAGTCTCATTGGACCTCTGGGAAAGATAGAAAAGGTAGAGCTGCACGCCAAGAACTCTACCTCCGTGGAATACATTCGAACTCAAGTATGGATCAATACAGATGAGCCACTCCAGTTCAGGCGTACAGCTCGCTTCAAGTCAGGAGAAGTAATACCTACTGAGCTGGAATATGAGAGACTCATCAAAGTCTGCTTCCTCTGCAAGCACCTCACGCATGATCAAACAAAGTGCCCCTATCAAGTTCTACCCCAGGAGCAGCATCAGAACGTCGCCGTACCACGACGAAGCAACCAGACCCAAGGAGGATCCCTGAGAAAAGACCAACAAGGTGGGCAAAACTCCAAAGCGACAGTAAAAGCTCCCCGAACAACTCACTCTCGAGCAACTCAATCTCGCGCAACAAGTCGCAGAGAAACAATACCTGCTACAGCTCCATACAAGAAGACGAGCCAGAAAGGGAAGGCTATCGCTGGAGAATCAAGTCGAGTATGGAAGCAAAAGGAAATTGTTTAA
- the LOC106301221 gene encoding LOW QUALITY PROTEIN: calcium-dependent protein kinase 6 (The sequence of the model RefSeq protein was modified relative to this genomic sequence to represent the inferred CDS: inserted 1 base in 1 codon), producing the protein MGNSCRGSFKDKIYEGNNNSRPEENSKTTTHVSSLPSPTAEQDEDPNKDSSSNNKNPVLVLPVKEPIMRRNMDNQAYYVLGHKTPNIRDLYTLSRKLGQGQFGTTYLCTEVATGVDYACKSISKRKLISKEDVEDVRREIQIMHHLAGHKNIVTIKGAYEDSLYVHIVMEVCAGGELFDRIIQRGHYSERKAAELTKIVVGVVEACHSLGVMHRDLKPENFLLVNKDDDFSLKAIDFGLSVFFKPGQIFKDVVGSPYYVAPEVLLRHYGPEADVWTAGVILYILLSGVPPFWAETQQGIFDAVLKGDIDFESDPWPVISDSAKDLIRKMLCSNPSERLTAHEVLRHPWICENGVAPDRALDPAVMSRLKQFSAMNKLKKMALKVIAESLSEEEIAGLRAMFEAMDTDNSGAITFDELKAGLRRYGSTLKDTEIQDLMEAADXDNSGTIDYSEFIAATIHLNKLDREEHLVSAFQYFDKDGSGYITIDELQQSCVEHGMTDVFLEDVIKEVDQDNDGQIDYGEFVAMMQKGNAGIGRRTMRNSLNISMRDA; encoded by the exons ATGGGCAATTCATGTCGTGGTTCTTTCAAAGACAAAATCTACGAGGGCAATAACAACAGTAGGCCCGAGGAGAACTCCAAAACCACCACCCACGTTTCCTCCCTTCCTTCTCCGACCGCAGAACAAGACGAAGATCCTAATAAGGACAGCAGCAGCAACAACAAGAATCCTGTTCTTGTGCTTCCTGTAAAGGAACCCATTATGCGGCGTAACATGGACAACCAAGCATACTACGTTCTTGGTCACAAGACTCCTAACATCCGTGATCTTTACACCTTGAGCCGTAAGTTAGGACAGGGACAATTCGGAACCACGTACCTTTGCACCGAGGTTGCAACAGGTGTTGATTACGCTTGCAAGTCTATATCCAAGCGCAAGTTGATATCTAAAGAAGATGTTGAGGATGTTAGGAGGGAGATTCAGATAATGCACCATTTGGCTGGTCACAAGAACATTGTTACCATCAAAGGAGCTTATGAGGACTCTTTGTATGTTCACATTGTGATGGAGGTTTGCGCTGGCGGTGAGTTGTTTGATAGGATTATTCAGAGAGGGCATTACAGCGAGAGGAAAGCTGCCGAGTTGACCAAGATCGTTGTCGGTGTTGTTGAGGCGTGTCATTCTCTTGGTGTCATGCATAGAGACTTGAAGCCTGAGAATTTTTTGTTGGTTAATAAGGATGATGATTTCTCTCTCAAGGCCATTGATTTTGGTCTCTCCGTTTTCTTCAAACCAG GCCAAATATTCAAGGATGTTGTTGGAAGTCCATACTATGTTGCTCCTGAGGTTCTTCTAAGACATTATGGTCCAGAAGCTGATGTGTGGACTGCTGGTGTTATTCTCTATATTCTACTAAGTGGTGTCCCTCCTTTCTGGGCAG AAACACAGCAAGGAATATTTGATGCTGTCTTGAAAGGAGACATAGACTTTGAGTCAGATCCGTGGCCTGTTATATCAGACAGTGCTAAAGATCTGATCAGGAAGATGTTATGCTCCAATCCCTCTGAACGCTTGACCGCTCATGAAGTCTTGC GTCATCCATGGATCTGTGAGAACGGAGTTGCACCAGATAGAGCACTTGATCCTGCTGTGATGTCTCGTCTCAAACAGTTTTCTGCAATGAATAAGCTAAAGAAGATGGCTCTAAAGGTGATAGCTGAGAGCCTCTCAGAAGAAGAGATTGCAGGTTTAAGAGCAATGTTTGAGGCAATGGATACTGATAACAGCGGTGCAATCACTTTTGATGAGCTCAAAGCCGGACTGAGAAGATACGGCTCAACTTTGAAAGACACTGAGATCCAAGATCTTATGGAAGCG GCTG GTGACAACAGTGGTACAATAGATTACAGTGAGTTCATTGCAGCGACGATCCATCTGAATAAACTAGACAGAGAAGAGCATCTTGTGTCTGCGTTTCAGTACTTTGATAAAGACGGAAGTGGTTACATCACCATTGATGAGCTGCAACAATCTTGCGTGGAACATGGGATGACCGATGTTTTTCTTGAAGATGTAATCAAAGAAGTGGATCAAGACAAT GATGGACAGATTGATTATGGAGAATTTGTTGCCATGATGCAAAAGGGAAATGCTGGTATCGGGAGACGAACAATGAGAAATAGCCTAAACATCAGCATGAGAGATGCGTAG
- the LOC106303724 gene encoding uncharacterized protein LOC106303724 codes for MSSSIMKTLQIRKPASLPVSSTTTADANEPGLLRRRLSSLSLNLSRNQPSTDDLHRSKSVSAMGEQRGSSSVKEWWEWSWSLILLKKLPVFFTDLEFNENQTKSSLGNQQRGGFAQVFFRLRSEIRRLLRTSSSDSLPLSCNR; via the coding sequence ATGAGCTCCTCAATCATGAAAACCCTTCAGATTCGTAAACCCGCTTCTCTCCCCGTGTCTTCCACCACCACCGCCGACGCTAACGAACCGGGTCTTCTCCGCCGTCGTCTCTCTTCCCTCTCCTTGAATCTCTCTCGTAACCAGCCTTCCACTGATGATTTACACAGATCCAAATCTGTCTCTGCCATGGGAGAGCAAAGAGGTAGTAGCTCTGTGAAAGAATGGTGGGAATGGAGTTGGTCATTGATTCTCCTGAAGAAACTACCAGTCTTCTTCACGGATCTTGAGTTTAACGAGAACCAAACCAAGTCATCGTTGGGGAATCAACAGAGAGGCGGCTTTGCTCAAGTGTTCTTCAGGCTCCGATCTGAGATCCGCCGTCTCCTCCGTACTTCATCCTCCGACTCTCTCCCTCTCTCCTGCAATCGATGA